One window of Candidatus Krumholzibacteriota bacterium genomic DNA carries:
- a CDS encoding BamA/TamA family outer membrane protein, whose product RFSAVLHVVELRRHLWRWLAGVAFVDAGGLWPGWDDISPDGLRPSAGAGLRLRTPLGIVRGDMGVNLDRRENEDRVRFHLSVGQAF is encoded by the coding sequence GACGGTTCTCCGCCGTCCTGCACGTCGTCGAGCTGCGGCGCCACCTGTGGCGCTGGCTCGCCGGCGTGGCCTTCGTGGACGCCGGCGGGCTCTGGCCGGGCTGGGACGACATCAGCCCGGACGGCCTCCGCCCGTCGGCGGGAGCGGGCCTGCGCCTGCGGACGCCGCTCGGGATCGTCCGCGGCGACATGGGCGTCAACCTCGACCGGCGGGAAAACGAGGACCGCGTCCGCTTCCACCTCAGTGTGGGACAGGCGTTCTGA